GGGACAAAACCAGAGCTCCTTGTGTTGTCCTGCCCCAGAGATCAGGGGCTTAAAGTCCTCTGAGTCCCTGATGCCCCTCACTTACCCTGGCTCAGAATTACCAGCAgcctcctctccagcctccctACAGGCTGGTCTCATTGCAGCCCAGACCTCAGCTAAAGGAATCAGTCCATCTAGCAGGCCCAGGGCTGGCTCTGGGCTGGGATAGGAGGTGAAAGTGTCACTCTGAGAGGGATCCAATCTGGCCAGCTCCTGAACCAGCTCCTCGAGGCGTGGACTGGCCCATGTTGACCGGGGACCAGGCTCCCTAGGGCCCCAAGCCAGGGCACTACGGCCAGGGAGCCCTGGGGTATCACTGTCTCTAGGTCCCAGGGTATCACCTGGGAAAGGTTTCAGGTCAGTCTCTGCAGCTGTGGGGGGAACAGTGGTCAGCAGTCCAGTGGGGTCAAATGTAAGGATGTCACCATTTGCAGTCTCAGGGGGGCTACAGCATGTAGGCCTGGAAACATTCACAGAACCGTTTAACCCCTGCCAACACTCATCCACCCCTGCAGTTTCTGGGTCCTCATggaagggcttctctgggggGATTATAGCTTGGTCAGTCCTTTGACTCAAGCCAGCTCCGTACTCCTGGTCAGAGACATGGACACTGAAAGTGGAAGAGACACTAAATCAGAAAAAGCTCTGGCCAAGGgccccccccctcccctccccctgccaaccACTCCCAGCTCCCaacccgccccgccccgccagcCTTCCGTCAAGAGAGAGTTCCATGCCTCTCCAGCAATTTATAGATGTGTGTAGGAAAGGTGTATCTCACTCTGCTTGAAAGTCTGAGGGAACTCACCAGGTTGGGAGCCCCAGGGGAGTCTGGGAGTCTGCAGGTGATCTTGCTCTGACCAGGGGGGCTTCTTCCAGGAAAACTTCATCATCAGGAAGGGATGGGAGCCGAACAGACCCAATGCAGTTCTCTGAGCCCCTCTGCTCACAGTCAGAGGGACTGCTCTGGGGTCCTTCTGCAGGACACACTTCTGCAGCTTCCTTCTGATTTAGGAACCTGGAGGCAAGGACCCCACACTGACCACAGTGACCAGGAAGGAAGATTCTGGTTCTGCACCAGAGACACAGTGGGGTTTGGGGGTGGGATTAGGGGGTGTGGTTTGCACTCTGCCTTGAGACATAAGGCTCAAACTGAGGGTGGGCGGAGGCCTTCTTTCTTGAGCAAGAGCCATGAAAGCTGCCTCCCCCAACTTTCAGTTCCCCCAACTTTCAGTTCCCAGAGTGGTCCATGTCTCTCACCTGTTAAGTTTGGTCTGCAATGGTGGTCTAGGGGTTTCTGCTCCTTGGGGAACAGCCTGGAAAGGCAAGCAATTGGGTGAAATGTTGCTCAAGTTTTCAGTCCTCTAGGTTCCCCCACCCCAAGGTGGCAGCCCCTATCTTCCATACCTGGGCAATGGGCATGACACCTTCTGGACTTCCCCAGGGGGCCAAGACTTCCCCGGAAGCGCTCCGACTCCGACTGGTGGCAGGCCTGTAGGCATTGCCAAGCTTCAAGGACCGGGGATTTGGGTCCTCTACACTTGGGGGCTGGGTCGCAGGCAGCCATCTGATCTGGTGACCTTCAAACTCAGCCAGCGTCCTCTGCTGCCATTCTCGAGGCTCCGGCCCGATGAAGCCAGAGCTGGAGCAGGCCTCTCCGGAGCATTGCCTCGCCAACCCAGCGCCCCTACCCAGGCGAtccagtttccctggctctgAGAAGCACCACTTCCGCTGCTGGGTGGGAGCCCCTGAGCGCGCCGGCTCTACTTCCCCGCCGGGGTGGCTGAGCGAGGCGGAGCGCGGGTGTTCGGCAGAGGGCCGCGCGGGGGCCGCGGGCCGCAGGCGGGAGGGCAGGCTCATGCGGAGCTCCTTGCGCTGGAAGGACGTCTCCCGGAGCACTCGCCGCTGCGCGCCCTGCAGCCGCTGGCGGTAGGCGGCCCGCGAGGCGGGCGGGCTGGGCGGCTCGGCGGCCCGCGCCTCGGCCTCAGCCTCGGCCGCCAGCGCGTACAGCAGCGGGGTGGTCTGGCGGCTGAGCGGTCCCGGGCCCTTTTCAGGGGCACGAGGCCCACTGCGTGCGGGGGCCGCGGGCCGGGGCTGCGCGGAAGTGCGAAGCCTGGCGGCGGGGGCCGGGCCGCCCCACACCACGCGCACGTAGTCCCAGTCCAGGTAGGGAAGTTGCTGGGTCCCCGCCAAAGGCGACGGCGTGCGCGGCTCAGGAGGCTCAGGACCGCCTGAGGCAGCGGAGAGAGAGCTGTAGGCCGAGTCGGTGGGCGCGGACAACCGCCGCAAGTCCAGGCTGCGAGTGGACGAGGCCGGGGAGGTGCGGCCACCTCCGGGACCCAGGGCCTCCATGGCTGCTCGGACGAGGGCGGAGGCTGGCCAGCTCTGTAAGGCCTGGAAAAGCATAGGCGGCGTGGGAGGTGAGGCGCTCCGGGTATGGGTTAGGATAGCCTGCTGGCCCCTCCAACACCGACATGCTTACACATTGCCTCCCTGGCCACGGGACCCATGGCCCTAACATCCCGCACCTCCCTCGTCTGGGATGGCAAAGGCAGGAGGACCAGGGGAGCACCTCTGGAGGTTGAGAGCCTTAGCTCAGAGGAAGGAAGTGGCGCCTAGGCCATTCCCTACCGGGGCTCTTCTGGCCCAGCCTCTACCCTGGCACCTCCTGGAGCGCTGAGAGCATACCCAtgctccttccctccccaaccctgTCCCACCCAGGCCGCTTCCTGGCTGCTTTGTTAACTCCTCCGGGTGATCTTTTCCTCataaacaacatcaacaacgaTCTGAGATCAGAGGGGAGCCaagaaaggaggggaggaaagacCCAGGTCAGGTGGCAGGGGCAGCTTCACAGCCTTCCTCTGGGCCAGTTATGTTCCAGGTgctctgaataaatatttatcttgaaCCTCACAACTGTTGCCtgcgttttacagatgaggacagtgAGGTTCTGAACCAGGGAATGATTTGCCCAGAGGCACATAGCTAGTAAAAGCCAGAGCCCTGCCTGGAATCTGGGCTTGCCTCCAAGCTTACTGAAGCCAGAATCAATTTCCTAGAAGCAAACTCTGCTGAAAGCCAGTTTACCCCAATCCCCCCCCAACAAAGCTCAGACTCCTCTGTGGGAAACAATCCGCACCCCCCCCTTCAAATTACTGTCAGATCCCAGGATAATATGTTCCCTGCTTGGGAGACTCTGCCTTTTGTCTAGGAGTGACAGGCTTACCCCATTTTGTGCCACTCTTGCTCCTCCTATAGAGCTCAGCTTAGAGGTTTCCTGGCCCTTTGGGATCCCTCTAGTGTCCTAGCTTCCCCATCACAGCACTCGACACCCTGCATGGTGATTGTTGGTTTGCCTGTGATTCCCTCTCCCCATTCCCACCCATGAACTTCCTGAGGACAGGCCCTGCACTGACTCATCTCTGTACCCTCAATGTCTGGCATGTAGTTGatgtgaaatatttgttgaatgacaaGGAAAGGAGCAGAATTGCAGGAActagatgggggggggggggtggctttGGTGGAGAAGGTTGAGGGCTTCTTTGCTTCCACCTACTCTTCTCTCCCTATTAGTCTTTTTGAAGAAGGGGACAGAATGGGTGAGACAGTTGCCACTCATGGACACTGACCAGGTTATTCAGGTTATTAAGAACCAAAAGAGCAGGCAAGCATAGCTTGGAACAGGAATGGCCAGAAATCAATACCTTCCCAGTGCCAGGAGGGGGAACaaggggaggagctgggggagtGTACCTGGATCAGGGGTGAAAGTAGCTTTGAGTCTTGGGAACTCAGGGTTCAGTGTGGGCTAAAGGGACTTTTGTGTGTGGAGGTGGATGGTGGGGAGAAAGCAGGTTTGCCTTCCCTGAGCTTCTTGGTTGGGACTGCAGAGGAGGGTGGCCCATAGCTGGGTGGAAACTGAAAAAACAGACTTTGGTGAGCCTCCTAGACACATTTTAGAGTTCAGGATCACCCTCTACCCCATTCCCTGAGACCCCAGATTCTACAGATTGCTGGCTAGGGCAGGTAGAGAGGTTAGTGGTGGGAGGACATGGTGTTTCCTTAAAGGGAGAAGCAGTACTTCCACCATTCCCAGGAGGGGCTGTCAGCTGATCTGGTACCAGAACATCTTGACATCACCCACCTGGAGGCATCACTGTGCCTACTAAAGCC
The nucleotide sequence above comes from Bos indicus isolate NIAB-ARS_2022 breed Sahiwal x Tharparkar chromosome 7, NIAB-ARS_B.indTharparkar_mat_pri_1.0, whole genome shotgun sequence. Encoded proteins:
- the SHROOM1 gene encoding protein Shroom1 isoform X1, coding for METLREGGSGGEQMLRRALQSWPASALVRAAMEALGPGGGRTSPASSTRSLDLRRLSAPTDSAYSSLSAASGGPEPPEPRTPSPLAGTQQLPYLDWDYVRVVWGGPAPAARLRTSAQPRPAAPARSGPRAPEKGPGPLSRQTTPLLYALAAEAEAEARAAEPPSPPASRAAYRQRLQGAQRRVLRETSFQRKELRMSLPSRLRPAAPARPSAEHPRSASLSHPGGEVEPARSGAPTQQRKWCFSEPGKLDRLGRGAGLARQCSGEACSSSGFIGPEPREWQQRTLAEFEGHQIRWLPATQPPSVEDPNPRSLKLGNAYRPATSRSRSASGEVLAPWGSPEGVMPIAQAVPQGAETPRPPLQTKLNRFLNQKEAAEVCPAEGPQSSPSDCEQRGSENCIGSVRLPSLPDDEVFLEEAPLVRARSPADSQTPLGLPTCVHVSDQEYGAGLSQRTDQAIIPPEKPFHEDPETAGVDECWQGLNGSVNVSRPTCCSPPETANGDILTFDPTGLLTTVPPTAAETDLKPFPGDTLGPRDSDTPGLPGRSALAWGPREPGPRSTWASPRLEELVQELARLDPSQSDTFTSYPSPEPALGLLDGLIPLAEVWAAMRPACREAGEEAAGNSEPGSYLLNSTQHLPTSQEETRPENLTTHVAPDQPCDQDVPKPNNSIQAKKAELADLLQKMLRDLQAEQKQLQGAAQAWARRGAALEAAVGQACAPQELERFSRFMADLERVLGLLLLLGSRLARVHRALARVGADSDPEEQASLLQRLGLLQRQEKDAKELKQHVARRERALRELLARALPAEELSAYRTLLAGKAAVLAQQRSLDERVRLIQDQLDAVRNDLGRHPSSPRPAFPSGTHPPDKPPFPPPLI
- the SHROOM1 gene encoding protein Shroom1 isoform X2, with the translated sequence MEALGPGGGRTSPASSTRSLDLRRLSAPTDSAYSSLSAASGGPEPPEPRTPSPLAGTQQLPYLDWDYVRVVWGGPAPAARLRTSAQPRPAAPARSGPRAPEKGPGPLSRQTTPLLYALAAEAEAEARAAEPPSPPASRAAYRQRLQGAQRRVLRETSFQRKELRMSLPSRLRPAAPARPSAEHPRSASLSHPGGEVEPARSGAPTQQRKWCFSEPGKLDRLGRGAGLARQCSGEACSSSGFIGPEPREWQQRTLAEFEGHQIRWLPATQPPSVEDPNPRSLKLGNAYRPATSRSRSASGEVLAPWGSPEGVMPIAQAVPQGAETPRPPLQTKLNRFLNQKEAAEVCPAEGPQSSPSDCEQRGSENCIGSVRLPSLPDDEVFLEEAPLVRARSPADSQTPLGLPTCVHVSDQEYGAGLSQRTDQAIIPPEKPFHEDPETAGVDECWQGLNGSVNVSRPTCCSPPETANGDILTFDPTGLLTTVPPTAAETDLKPFPGDTLGPRDSDTPGLPGRSALAWGPREPGPRSTWASPRLEELVQELARLDPSQSDTFTSYPSPEPALGLLDGLIPLAEVWAAMRPACREAGEEAAGNSEPGSYLLNSTQHLPTSQEETRPENLTTHVAPDQPCDQDVPKPNNSIQAKKAELADLLQKMLRDLQAEQKQLQGAAQAWARRGAALEAAVGQACAPQELERFSRFMADLERVLGLLLLLGSRLARVHRALARVGADSDPEEQASLLQRLGLLQRQEKDAKELKQHVARRERALRELLARALPAEELSAYRTLLAGKAAVLAQQRSLDERVRLIQDQLDAVRNDLGRHPSSPRPAFPSGTHPPDKPPFPPPLI